A genomic segment from Carassius auratus strain Wakin chromosome 25, ASM336829v1, whole genome shotgun sequence encodes:
- the hal gene encoding histidine ammonia-lyase: MPRFTVHVRDEWLTVPCKDATCSIKWLAFEALKRYIKNKPDNGGIQHIKDVHFVVRRCQGAILLDNDDTIEDVLEDNDFVELAIEGDTMSQDFIPSQPATSHLTRAYREPEQYISLDGNSLTSTDLVNLGKGLYMIKLTPEAEQKVVQSRELLDTIVKENKVVYGITTGFGKFARTVIPVSKLKELQENLLRSHSSGLGSPLSPERTRMLLALRINVLAKGYSGVSPETLHRMIQAFNASCLSYVPEKGTVGASGDLAPLSHLALGLMGEGKMWSPKSGWADAKYVLEAHGLKPISLKPKEGLALINGTQMITSLGAEAVERAEAIARQADIIAALTLEVLKGTTKAFDSDIHELRPHPGQKEVALRFRSLLDSDHHPSEIAESHRFCDRVQDAYTMRCCPQVHGIVNDTIEFVKKIINTEINSATDNPMVFAERGETISGGNFHGEYPAKALDYLAIGVHELASISERRIERLCNPSLSELPAFLVNEGGLNSGFMIAHCTAAALVSENKVLCHPSSIDSLSTSAATEDHVSMGGWAARKALRVVEHVEQVLAIELLAACQGIEFLRPLRTTTPLEKVYDLVRATVKPWFKDRFMAPDIEAVHRLLVDQKVWNIAGPYIEKYCMEYIPESRPSSPTAFALDPPPSPRKRVRLE, translated from the exons ATGCCTCGTTTCACGGTCCACGTTCGGGACGAGTGGCTAACCGTTCCATGCAAAGATGCCACCTGCTCCATCAAATGGTTGGCTTTTGAAGCTCTCAAGCGCTACATCAAGAACAAACCTGACAATGGAGGGATCCAGCACATCAAAGATGTGCATTTTGTGGTCAGAAGATGTCAGGGAGCGATCTTGCTGGACAATGACGATACCATAGAAGATGTGCTTGAGGATAATGACTTTGTTGAACTTG CTATTGAAGGGGACACCATGTCACAAGATTTCATTCCAAGTCAGCCTGCAACGTCACATCT AACAAGAGCATACAGAGAACCAGAACAA TACATTTCTCTAGACGGGAACAGCCTGACCTCAACTGATCTTGTGAACTTAGGGAAAGGCCTGTATATGATTAAG CTGACCCCAGAGGCTGAGCAAAAGGTTGTGCAATCAAGAGAGCTCCTGGACACAATTGTGAAGGAAAACAAAG tCGTGTATGGCATCACTACGGGGTTTGGTAAATTTGCTCGGACTGTCATCCCAGTCAGCAAGCTTAA ggAGCTCCAAGAAAATCTTCTGCGCTCACACTCCTCAG GTCTGGGAAGCCCTTTAAGTCCTGAAAGAACTCGAATGCTGCTTGCACTGAGGATCAATGTTTTGGCCAAAGGGTACAGCGGGGTTTCACCGGAGACCCTGCACAGAATGATCCAAGCCTTCAATG CATCCTGTTTATCGTACGTCCCGGAGAAGGGTACGGTAGGTGCGAGCGGAGATCTTGCCCCTCTTTCTCACCTTGCCCTCGGCCTGATGGGAGAAGGCAAGATGTGGTCACCCAAGAGCGGCTGGGCGGACGCCAAATAC GTTTTGGAAGCACATGGTCTGAAGCCCATATCTCTGAAGCCAAAGGAG GGGCTGGCTCTGATCAATGGGACTCAGATGATCACTTCTTTGGGAGCAGAGGCCGTGGAGAGAGCTGAGGCCATCGCCCGGCAGGCAGACATTATTGCTGCCCTGACCCTGGAAGTCCTCAAGGGGACAACTAAAGCCTTTGATAGTG ATATTCATGAATTGCGACCTCATCCAGGACAGAAGGAAGTGGCCCTGCGTTTCCGATCCCTGTTGGACTCTGATCACCACCCATCTGAAATTGCAG AGAGCCATCGGTTTTGCGACAGGGTTCAAGATGCCTACACCATGCGCTGTTGTCCACAG GTCCATGGAATTGTCAATGACACAATTGAGTTTGTCAAGAAAATCATTAATACAGAAATCAACAGTGCCACAGATAACCct ATGGTGTTTGCAGAAAGAGGTGAGACCATATCTGGTGGAAACTTCCATGGAGAATATCCAGCAAAG GCTCTTGATTATTTGGCGATCGGGGTGCACGAGCTGGCCTCCATCAGTGAGAGACGTATCGAACGTCTCTGCAATCCTTCTCTCAGTGAGCTGCCTGCATTCCTGGTCAATGAAGGAGGCCTGAACTCTGGATTCATGATCGCACACTGCACTGCTGCAGCTCTTG TTTCAGAGAACAAAGTGCTTTGCCACCCCTCCTCTATTGACTCACTGTCCACTAGTGCGGCCACGGAGGACCACGTGTCCATGGGAGGCTGGGCCGCACGTAAAGCCCTCAGAGTGGTCGAGCACGTCGAGCAAG TGCTAGCTATCGAGTTGTTAGCTGCCTGTCAGGGTATTGAGTTTCTACGCCCCCTACGTACAACGACCCCATTGGAGAAAGTGTATGATCTTGTGCGAGCCACAGTAAA GCCCTGGTTTAAAGATAGATTCATGGCTCCAGACATTGAAGCTGTACATCGGCTGCTCGTAGACCAAAAG GTGTGGAACATTGCTGGGCCATACATTGAGAAATACTGTATGGAATACATCCCAGAGTCCCGCCCCTCTTCCCCAACAGCCTTTGCTCTGGACCCACCCCCATCACCACGGAAACGGGTCAGGCTGGAGTGA
- the ucmab gene encoding unique cartilage matrix-associated protein, which produces MSWTRPLLLTCLVVLSVITLFHGADSAAVSDKKAANPEVLKSSSASLMLFFTEGALSNVFMQEADASSFFKRRGKRAVKTQDEINAEQRQRLAADERRREYHEGQRNKFESYAEEENDEQDERTREKTEQWREFHYDGLDPSYEYNRHTV; this is translated from the exons ATGTCCTGGACTCGACCTCTTCTTCTCACCTGTCTCGTTGTTTTGTCCGTCATCACCT TGTTCCATGGAGCTGACAGTGCCGCTGTGTCAGATAAGAAGGCAGCCAATCCTGAAG TTCTCAAGAGTTCTTCTGCCTCATTAATGTTATTCTTCACCGAAGGTGCACTGAGCAATGTCTTCATGCAAGAGGCAGATGCCTCCAGCTTCTTCAAACGGCGAGGCAAGAGGGCTGTGAAAACTCAAGATGAGATAAACG CTGAACAGAGACAGAGACTGGCCGCAGACGAGAGAAGGAGAGAGTATCATGAGGGACAGAGGAATAAGTTTGAGAGTTACGCAGAAGAGGAAAATGATG AGCAAGACGAGCGCACCAGAGAGAAGACAGAGCAGTGGAGAGAGTTTCACTACGACGGCCTCGACCCATCTTACGAGTACAACCGACACACGGTGTAA